One genomic segment of Rhodopirellula islandica includes these proteins:
- a CDS encoding solute:sodium symporter family transporter, whose amino-acid sequence MNTTTLVSFLFFTGLVAFLTWWKTRGSDVDTDEGYFLAGRSLTGVFIAGSLLLTNLSTEQLVGLNADSFSDGLSVMCWEVVAGISLVVLALVFLPRYLKSGIATIPQFLEERYGRGVRALTAAIFIVAYMLILLPFVLFLGANGLNSMLSLHVRFGVTDYQMIWMLLVFIASLGGAYAIFGGLRAIAVSDTFNGAGLLVGGLMITYFSLQVVAGDEGGIGGALQKIQEADPDAFRSLGAADESTHWPTLFTGVLLLNFFYWTTNQQIIQRTFGAKNLAEGQKGVLLAAFFKILAPLILVLPGIAAAYLVITAEDQQMIDAVGLNADGDWKSSQAYGALVARVLPEWLLGFFAAVVIGSILSTFNSVLNSAATLFSLDVYKQYIRPDATTKQVRFSGQVCSFVVAVFAVIAAPLVFYGREGVFSFFQGLNGVYFIPLASVILLGLFHKTADGRSAMVALIVGLVLMVIGTFRSGGDDGWLVSIFGNGFHYMGAVFVLLVALQLVMVAMGIRRDSPYEQRDAKLVDLTPWKPAPYVGGVLVLLCLGVYAYFAI is encoded by the coding sequence ATGAACACCACCACGCTCGTTTCCTTTCTGTTCTTCACTGGTCTGGTAGCGTTTCTGACTTGGTGGAAGACGCGTGGCAGCGACGTGGACACCGATGAGGGTTATTTCTTAGCCGGTCGTTCGCTCACTGGCGTCTTCATCGCGGGAAGTTTGCTGCTGACCAATTTGTCCACGGAGCAATTGGTGGGGCTCAACGCAGACTCCTTCAGCGATGGGTTGTCGGTGATGTGCTGGGAAGTGGTCGCGGGGATCTCACTGGTCGTTTTGGCGCTGGTGTTTTTACCTCGGTATTTGAAATCGGGGATCGCGACCATCCCGCAGTTTCTGGAGGAACGTTACGGTCGCGGGGTGCGTGCGTTGACGGCGGCAATTTTCATCGTTGCCTACATGCTGATCCTGTTGCCATTTGTCTTGTTTTTGGGCGCCAACGGGCTCAACAGCATGTTGTCGCTTCACGTTCGGTTCGGGGTCACCGACTACCAGATGATTTGGATGTTGCTGGTCTTCATCGCATCGTTGGGCGGTGCCTACGCGATCTTTGGTGGATTGCGTGCCATCGCGGTTTCCGACACGTTCAACGGTGCCGGGTTGTTGGTTGGCGGTTTGATGATCACCTACTTTTCGCTGCAGGTTGTCGCGGGAGACGAAGGTGGAATTGGGGGCGCACTTCAGAAGATTCAGGAAGCGGATCCCGACGCATTTCGGTCGCTCGGTGCAGCGGACGAATCAACTCACTGGCCAACGTTGTTCACGGGAGTGTTGCTGCTCAATTTCTTTTACTGGACCACCAACCAGCAAATCATTCAGCGAACTTTCGGGGCGAAGAATTTGGCGGAAGGTCAAAAGGGAGTTTTGCTGGCCGCGTTCTTTAAGATCTTGGCGCCGTTGATCCTCGTGTTGCCTGGGATCGCAGCGGCGTATCTGGTCATCACCGCCGAGGACCAGCAGATGATTGATGCCGTCGGGTTGAATGCCGACGGCGATTGGAAGTCCAGTCAGGCCTACGGTGCGTTGGTCGCACGAGTGTTGCCAGAATGGTTGCTCGGGTTCTTTGCTGCGGTGGTGATCGGTTCGATTCTTTCGACGTTCAATTCGGTGTTGAACTCGGCGGCAACGTTGTTCTCGTTGGACGTTTACAAGCAATACATTCGGCCGGATGCGACCACGAAACAGGTGCGTTTCTCAGGCCAGGTTTGCAGTTTCGTTGTTGCCGTTTTTGCTGTCATCGCGGCTCCGCTGGTCTTTTACGGGCGCGAAGGTGTTTTCAGTTTCTTCCAAGGTCTCAACGGGGTCTACTTCATCCCATTGGCCTCGGTGATTTTGTTGGGGTTGTTTCACAAGACTGCGGACGGGCGATCCGCGATGGTCGCGTTGATTGTCGGTTTGGTGTTGATGGTGATCGGGACCTTCCGCAGCGGCGGCGACGACGGTTGGCTGGTTTCCATCTTCGGCAATGGGTTTCACTACATGGGCGCGGTGTTTGTCCTGTTGGTCGCACTGCAGTTGGTGATGGTGGCGATGGGGATTCGTCGGGATTCGCCCTACGAGCAACGGGATGCCAAATTGGTTGACTTGACCCCGTGGAAACCGGCCCCTTACGTCGGCGGCGTTTTGGTTCTGCTGTGCTTGGGCGTCTACGCGTACTTCGCGATTTAG
- a CDS encoding DUF6677 family protein, producing MAQRSRRSRAAETTAGASPNGSDPNQASDKSAPSKNEPIQVNPKVFNGDTQIEVDGIQVNLRNRYLAAFLAWLVPGAGHYYQGRHTKGTLFVISILSIWTLGFALGGFHVVYASWYPGDKRWHYFLQAGVGSAALPALVQGNRMRLATDNRGRTRQDYEPWWNGFMAPPHRPVDESEADEVAAWYARRGSGYEMGTWYTMIAGLLNFLVVYDAFGGPLAVPISGRKKRESEQSENSPDNEEAAAQFAETS from the coding sequence ATGGCCCAACGTTCACGCAGATCTCGAGCCGCTGAGACCACCGCAGGCGCGAGTCCCAACGGCTCCGACCCAAACCAAGCCTCCGACAAAAGCGCCCCCTCAAAAAACGAACCCATTCAGGTCAATCCCAAGGTCTTCAACGGCGACACTCAGATCGAGGTCGACGGGATCCAAGTCAACTTGCGGAATCGCTATTTAGCGGCGTTTTTGGCTTGGTTGGTGCCCGGAGCAGGGCATTACTACCAAGGTCGCCACACCAAGGGCACCTTGTTCGTGATCAGCATTCTCTCGATTTGGACCCTGGGATTTGCACTGGGCGGCTTTCACGTCGTTTACGCCTCGTGGTACCCCGGCGACAAACGCTGGCACTACTTCCTCCAAGCCGGAGTGGGCTCCGCCGCACTTCCCGCGCTGGTTCAGGGCAATCGAATGCGACTGGCGACGGACAATCGCGGGCGAACTCGTCAGGACTACGAACCTTGGTGGAACGGCTTCATGGCGCCCCCACACCGTCCCGTCGACGAATCCGAGGCCGATGAAGTTGCCGCCTGGTATGCCCGGCGTGGCTCGGGCTACGAAATGGGCACCTGGTACACGATGATCGCAGGGCTGCTGAACTTCTTGGTGGTTTACGATGCGTTTGGCGGCCCTTTGGCGGTTCCGATCAGCGGTCGCAAAAAACGCGAGTCGGAACAATCCGAAAACTCTCCCGACAACGAAGAAGCGGCAGCGCAATTTGCGGAAACGAGCTGA
- a CDS encoding AraC family transcriptional regulator, which produces MNKPARSKPHVALMVETATVYGREVLSGIMRFMRTQEDWSVFLEQRDLMTSPPAWLNDWQGDGIISRGSTNEMIEAAVQRNIPVIELNDRSEVDKAHVRSDDAKIGEMAARHLMERGFQHFGFCGFDFEAWSHRRQEAFTKTVQQEGCQCDSFNSPWMNLARPWEEDQQSISDWLQALPKPCGIFTCNDLRGQHVLAVCSTLELTVPEEVAVIGADNDELLCQFCQPPLSSVIPNAEAVGFLAAERLSRQMKGESHHESQQVVAPTGVATRLSTDVVAIDHPEVASALAYIRQHACEGLTVDEVLQNVAVSRSTLERQLRRYLGRTPQQEIRNVQLKRVRELLVTTEMAAEQIAYRAGFDHPEYMHYVFKRDLGLTPGQYRQSVRGQDG; this is translated from the coding sequence TTGAACAAACCTGCTCGCTCCAAACCTCACGTGGCGCTGATGGTCGAAACCGCGACTGTCTACGGACGTGAAGTGCTGTCTGGAATCATGCGTTTCATGCGAACGCAAGAAGATTGGTCGGTCTTCCTCGAACAACGGGACCTCATGACGTCGCCACCGGCCTGGCTGAACGATTGGCAGGGCGACGGGATCATCTCGCGAGGATCCACCAATGAAATGATCGAGGCCGCCGTCCAGCGGAACATTCCGGTCATCGAATTGAACGATCGCAGCGAAGTCGACAAGGCGCACGTCCGCAGCGATGACGCCAAAATTGGTGAAATGGCCGCCCGCCACCTGATGGAACGCGGATTCCAACACTTCGGGTTCTGCGGCTTTGATTTCGAAGCCTGGTCGCATCGACGCCAAGAAGCGTTCACCAAAACGGTCCAACAAGAAGGATGCCAGTGCGATTCGTTCAACTCGCCCTGGATGAATCTGGCCCGACCCTGGGAGGAGGACCAACAATCCATCTCGGATTGGCTGCAAGCGTTGCCCAAACCCTGCGGAATCTTCACCTGCAACGACCTTCGCGGCCAACATGTCCTGGCGGTTTGCTCCACCCTGGAACTGACCGTCCCCGAAGAAGTTGCCGTGATCGGGGCCGACAACGACGAACTGCTTTGCCAATTCTGCCAACCGCCCCTGTCCAGCGTGATCCCCAACGCGGAAGCGGTCGGCTTCCTCGCCGCGGAACGTTTGTCTCGCCAAATGAAGGGCGAATCGCACCACGAATCACAGCAAGTGGTGGCGCCCACTGGAGTCGCAACCCGACTTTCCACCGATGTCGTTGCCATCGACCACCCCGAAGTTGCCTCGGCGCTGGCTTATATCCGGCAACACGCTTGCGAAGGCCTGACGGTCGACGAAGTCCTGCAAAACGTTGCGGTCAGCCGCAGCACCCTCGAACGACAACTCCGTCGCTACCTGGGACGCACCCCGCAGCAGGAAATCCGCAACGTCCAACTCAAACGCGTCCGAGAATTGCTGGTCACCACCGAAATGGCCGCCGAACAAATCGCCTATCGGGCAGGCTTCGATCACCCGGAATACATGCACTACGTGTTCAAACGTGACCTGGGTTTGACCCCTGGGCAATACCGGCAAAGTGTCCGCGGGCAGGATGGTTGA
- the prfB gene encoding peptide chain release factor 2 (programmed frameshift) — translation MDAELTQRSQAIRSRLVQLQDSLDHAGKNQAIEKIEAQMGAPDFWNDSEAAQKVVMQLKGLKGIVSPLNELESSAEDLEALFEMAEDDDSIVDEVRSEIDRLEGVLDDLELKALLNGPNDSAGAIVTINARDGGTDANDWADMLLRMYSAWAVGQEYKIELLDRQENEEAGINHASIAVRGPMAYGYLKGEEGMHRLVRISPFNSESKRQTSFAAVSVAPEIDDSFEVNVEKKDVREDTYRASGAGGQHVNKTDSAIRLTHIPTNTVVQCQNQRSQHQNRDTAWKMLRAKLARIEEERREAEEAKKYETQARTGFGSQIRNYFLHPDQRVKDARTGHYVGNFNSVLDGSELQGFFDSFLRLKAGKTEAVHSDDD, via the exons ATGGACGCTGAATTGACGCAACGCAGCCAAGCGATTCGCAGCCGCCTGGTCCAGCTACAGGACTCTCTT GACCACGCTGGCAAGAACCAAGCGATCGAAAAGATCGAAGCCCAAATGGGGGCGCCCGATTTCTGGAATGACAGTGAAGCGGCTCAAAAAGTCGTGATGCAACTCAAGGGGCTGAAAGGAATTGTCTCCCCGTTGAATGAGCTTGAGTCCTCTGCAGAGGACTTGGAAGCCCTCTTCGAAATGGCAGAGGACGATGATTCGATTGTCGATGAGGTTCGGTCAGAGATCGATCGCCTGGAGGGCGTCCTGGATGACTTGGAATTGAAGGCTTTGTTGAACGGGCCGAATGATTCCGCGGGTGCGATCGTGACCATCAACGCTCGCGATGGCGGGACGGACGCGAACGACTGGGCCGACATGCTGCTTCGGATGTACTCCGCTTGGGCGGTGGGACAGGAATACAAAATCGAATTGCTGGACCGTCAAGAAAACGAGGAGGCGGGGATCAACCATGCTTCGATCGCGGTTCGGGGGCCGATGGCGTATGGCTATCTCAAGGGGGAGGAAGGCATGCACCGGTTGGTTCGGATCAGTCCATTCAACAGCGAAAGCAAACGCCAGACGAGCTTTGCTGCCGTGAGTGTTGCGCCTGAGATTGATGATTCGTTCGAGGTGAACGTCGAAAAGAAGGATGTTCGCGAGGACACGTATCGGGCCAGTGGAGCAGGTGGTCAGCACGTCAATAAGACGGACAGTGCGATTCGGTTGACACACATTCCCACCAACACGGTTGTGCAATGCCAGAACCAACGGAGTCAGCACCAAAACCGGGACACCGCCTGGAAGATGCTGCGTGCCAAGTTGGCACGAATCGAGGAAGAACGCCGTGAAGCGGAGGAAGCCAAGAAGTACGAGACTCAGGCAAGAACCGGTTTCGGGAGTCAGATTCGCAATTACTTCTTGCACCCCGATCAACGCGTCAAGGACGCTCGGACGGGGCATTACGTCGGCAACTTCAACAGTGTGCTCGACGGCAGTGAACTGCAGGGGTTCTTCGACTCGTTCCTGCGTTTGAAGGCGGGGAAGACGGAAGCCGTCCATTCCGACGACGACTGA
- the mnmA gene encoding tRNA 2-thiouridine(34) synthase MnmA yields MSRVVLAMSGGVDSSVAAHLLLRDGHEVIGVFMRHGEASAAACRIDSDEPQNANPLNLPVLGESAGGKRADHKQGCCSATDAADARRVAMSMGIPFYSLDLQEDFRKIVDYFVDDYLAARTPNPCVKCNHWIKFGRLFDYADGVDAEFVATGHYARMVHANGRSELHRGLDGHKDQSYALFGIDPARLPRMMLPVGDFTKPEIRDMATSLGLGVSDKKDSQEICFVTQGHHSDFVKSRRPEMVGATAGEIVTTNGKVVGEHNGFEAFTIGQRKRLGVAMGEPHFVIRIEPDTRRVVIGRSEELLRPGLVADQCNWLVTPEELAEATSVGIQIRYNGQPHPGRVEIDASDPTQMKVMFDEPQSAVAPGQAAVVYDGERVLGGGWITHAIDHVADGAPPSV; encoded by the coding sequence ATGTCTCGCGTGGTTCTCGCGATGAGTGGCGGCGTTGATTCCAGCGTCGCGGCCCACCTGTTGTTGCGTGACGGTCACGAGGTGATCGGAGTCTTCATGCGCCACGGCGAAGCATCCGCTGCCGCCTGCCGAATTGATTCCGACGAACCCCAAAACGCCAATCCCCTGAATCTTCCCGTGCTGGGCGAGTCCGCAGGTGGTAAACGAGCCGACCACAAACAGGGCTGCTGCAGCGCGACCGATGCCGCCGACGCTCGCCGGGTCGCGATGTCGATGGGGATCCCGTTTTACTCCCTCGACCTGCAAGAAGACTTTCGCAAGATCGTGGACTATTTCGTCGACGATTACCTCGCCGCGCGAACACCCAATCCGTGCGTGAAGTGCAATCATTGGATCAAGTTCGGACGTTTGTTCGATTACGCCGATGGTGTCGACGCCGAGTTCGTCGCAACAGGGCACTACGCCCGAATGGTGCACGCCAACGGCCGCTCCGAACTGCACCGAGGCTTGGACGGTCACAAGGATCAATCCTACGCTCTGTTTGGCATCGACCCAGCCCGCTTGCCCCGCATGATGCTGCCCGTTGGCGATTTCACCAAACCTGAAATTCGCGACATGGCGACCTCGCTCGGATTAGGTGTGTCAGACAAAAAGGACAGCCAGGAAATCTGCTTCGTCACGCAGGGTCACCACAGCGATTTTGTAAAGTCCCGACGCCCGGAAATGGTCGGCGCAACCGCCGGCGAAATCGTGACCACCAACGGCAAGGTGGTCGGCGAGCACAACGGCTTCGAAGCCTTCACCATTGGCCAACGCAAACGACTCGGCGTCGCCATGGGCGAGCCTCACTTTGTGATCCGCATCGAACCAGACACCCGGCGCGTCGTGATCGGGCGATCAGAAGAGCTGCTGCGTCCAGGGTTGGTCGCCGATCAATGCAATTGGCTTGTGACACCGGAAGAGCTTGCGGAGGCCACATCAGTTGGCATCCAAATCCGCTACAACGGGCAACCTCACCCCGGGCGAGTTGAGATCGACGCATCCGATCCAACCCAAATGAAAGTGATGTTTGACGAACCACAATCCGCCGTCGCACCAGGCCAAGCCGCCGTCGTCTACGATGGCGAACGCGTCCTCGGCGGAGGCTGGATCACCCACGCCATCGATCATGTAGCCGACGGAGCCCCTCCGTCAGTCTGA
- a CDS encoding DUF1963 domain-containing protein, whose translation MNLSSAIESNRLSRLKDALHELSRECVRLSAERTRDSQTPIGVSKFGGEPDVPPSFDWPMWEDEPMTFLGQINCQQISRILCPNFFPDSGLLFFFHFVDVDGCYSRRKSNRVCWWQRSTRP comes from the coding sequence ATGAACCTTTCCTCTGCAATCGAATCCAATCGGCTTTCCAGATTGAAAGATGCTTTGCATGAGTTGTCGCGCGAGTGTGTTCGGCTCTCAGCGGAGCGGACAAGAGACTCCCAAACGCCAATTGGCGTCTCGAAATTCGGTGGGGAGCCTGACGTGCCACCATCGTTCGATTGGCCCATGTGGGAGGACGAGCCGATGACGTTTTTGGGCCAGATCAATTGCCAACAGATCTCGCGGATACTTTGCCCCAACTTCTTCCCGGATTCGGGTCTGCTCTTTTTTTTTCACTTCGTTGACGTTGATGGATGTTATTCTCGACGGAAATCAAATCGCGTATGTTGGTGGCAACGATCCACACGCCCCTGA
- a CDS encoding endonuclease/exonuclease/phosphatase family protein, whose protein sequence is MDAPSVNGRPLRIACYNIAHGRGQSKSNWTGESKAMRQQRLDEIAKQIASVDADIVVLNEVDFDSSWSFSVNQAEYLAEQAGYPYRAEQRNLDFRVLFWKWRFGNAVLSRFPIRDSTVIDFPSYSRAETLLAGKKRGLECVVDIEGTLIDVAGVHLSHRNEGVRTKSVDLLMNVTKPKLIAGDFNSTPTGFPRSTTDASEGNAIDKVDENALFQRRPIDSPSGESEFTFHSSDPGSVIDWILASDDWQIIDYKAIPSLLSDHRMLVAEVMLVSDAQEVESGNANKP, encoded by the coding sequence ATGGACGCCCCATCTGTGAATGGGCGGCCCCTGCGCATCGCGTGTTACAACATTGCTCACGGTCGCGGCCAATCGAAATCAAACTGGACTGGCGAATCGAAAGCCATGCGTCAGCAGCGATTGGACGAAATCGCGAAACAGATCGCGTCCGTTGATGCGGACATCGTTGTATTGAATGAGGTCGATTTCGACTCTTCTTGGAGCTTCTCCGTTAACCAAGCGGAGTACCTTGCCGAACAGGCAGGCTACCCGTACCGCGCGGAGCAACGAAACCTCGACTTCCGCGTCTTGTTCTGGAAATGGCGTTTTGGAAACGCGGTTTTGTCTCGCTTTCCGATTCGCGACTCGACGGTCATTGATTTCCCAAGCTATTCGCGCGCTGAAACACTGCTTGCGGGCAAAAAACGCGGGCTCGAATGCGTCGTGGATATTGAAGGAACACTCATCGATGTTGCTGGCGTGCATCTATCACATCGCAATGAAGGTGTTCGAACGAAGTCAGTCGATTTGCTCATGAATGTGACCAAACCAAAGCTGATTGCCGGCGACTTCAACTCAACACCCACTGGTTTTCCTCGGTCGACAACCGATGCATCAGAGGGAAATGCGATTGACAAGGTTGACGAAAACGCTCTCTTTCAACGTCGCCCCATTGATTCACCTTCGGGCGAATCTGAGTTTACCTTCCACTCAAGCGATCCCGGATCTGTGATTGACTGGATCCTCGCGTCTGACGACTGGCAAATCATCGACTACAAGGCGATTCCTTCGCTCTTGTCGGACCACCGCATGCTTGTCGCCGAGGTGATGCTGGTTTCCGATGCTCAGGAAGTTGAAAGCGGCAATGCAAACAAGCCGTGA
- a CDS encoding addiction module protein, with translation MVRDSDLADLPVSEKLQLITELWDQIASRRDSPALPEWVRDESNRRFEAMERDPGACLTEEQMWRQVDETR, from the coding sequence ATGGTTCGCGATTCTGACCTTGCCGATCTGCCTGTCAGCGAGAAACTTCAGCTTATCACTGAGCTTTGGGATCAAATTGCCTCTCGAAGGGACAGCCCAGCTTTACCGGAGTGGGTTCGGGACGAGTCGAATCGTCGATTCGAGGCGATGGAACGCGATCCGGGAGCCTGCTTGACCGAGGAGCAAATGTGGCGACAGGTAGATGAAACGCGTTGA
- a CDS encoding DUF1501 domain-containing protein, protein MNLPLSRRDALKVCGMGFGSLALTDALCRESAASGLPNPANFGGEVMPHFPAKAKRVIHLFMNGGPSQVDSFDRKPALEEFDGKSAPMANLKTERPTGNVMRSPYKWDQYGECGLEVSELFEHTAKHADDLCVVNSMYADVPNHEPSLLLMNCGEARLIRPAMGSWLTYGLGSDNENLPSFIAMCPGGYPIKESQNWQNGFLPGKYQGTYIDSSFASVERLLENIRGRSVHPTNQREQLDLLAKLNQQHAAQRGSDPRLESRIESFELAYRMQSEASEAFDISRETEETRQMYGEGDFSRQALIARRLVERGVRFVQLYTGAGQPWDSHDDLDKAHRRVAKGVDQGIGALLTDLKRTGLLDETLVIWGGEFGRTPVVEMPKAGSNQGKMNGRDHNHYGFTMWMAGGGVNAGTRVGATDELGFKAVENRVHVHDMHATILRLMGYDHKQLTYRYAGRDFRLTDVHGRVVDEIIG, encoded by the coding sequence ATGAATTTACCTTTGTCTCGTCGTGATGCATTGAAAGTTTGCGGGATGGGCTTTGGCTCGCTCGCACTGACCGACGCTCTGTGCCGTGAAAGCGCTGCGTCTGGGTTGCCCAACCCAGCGAACTTTGGTGGGGAGGTGATGCCACACTTTCCCGCGAAAGCCAAGCGTGTCATTCACTTGTTCATGAATGGCGGTCCCAGCCAAGTGGACTCGTTCGATCGCAAGCCTGCGCTGGAGGAGTTCGATGGCAAGTCGGCTCCGATGGCCAATTTGAAGACCGAACGGCCCACGGGCAACGTGATGCGGTCGCCCTACAAATGGGACCAGTACGGCGAGTGCGGGTTGGAAGTCAGCGAGTTGTTCGAGCACACGGCCAAGCACGCGGATGATCTGTGTGTGGTCAACAGCATGTACGCCGACGTTCCCAACCATGAGCCTTCGTTGTTGCTGATGAACTGTGGCGAGGCTCGGTTGATCCGGCCCGCGATGGGATCGTGGTTGACCTATGGTTTGGGCAGTGACAACGAGAACCTGCCCTCCTTCATTGCGATGTGTCCAGGTGGGTACCCGATCAAAGAGTCACAGAACTGGCAGAATGGTTTTTTGCCAGGCAAGTACCAAGGCACTTACATCGACAGCAGTTTCGCATCGGTCGAGCGATTGCTGGAGAACATTCGAGGGCGTTCGGTCCATCCAACCAATCAACGCGAGCAGTTGGATCTGCTGGCCAAACTGAATCAGCAACACGCAGCTCAGCGTGGAAGCGACCCTCGCTTGGAATCTCGCATTGAGTCGTTCGAACTGGCCTATCGCATGCAAAGCGAAGCGTCCGAGGCTTTCGACATCAGTCGCGAAACGGAAGAAACGCGGCAAATGTACGGCGAGGGTGATTTTTCGAGGCAAGCCTTGATTGCTCGGCGGTTGGTCGAGCGTGGTGTCCGCTTCGTGCAGCTCTACACTGGTGCTGGGCAACCCTGGGACAGTCACGATGATTTGGACAAGGCTCACCGACGAGTTGCGAAGGGCGTCGATCAAGGGATTGGAGCGTTGCTGACCGATTTGAAGCGGACCGGATTGCTGGACGAGACACTGGTGATTTGGGGCGGTGAATTTGGGCGGACGCCCGTGGTCGAAATGCCCAAGGCAGGGTCCAACCAAGGCAAAATGAACGGCCGCGATCACAATCACTACGGGTTCACGATGTGGATGGCCGGTGGCGGGGTGAATGCAGGAACGCGAGTCGGGGCAACCGATGAGCTGGGGTTCAAAGCAGTCGAAAACCGAGTCCATGTGCATGACATGCACGCCACGATTCTGCGGCTGATGGGCTACGACCACAAACAGTTGACGTACCGCTACGCCGGTCGTGATTTCCGTTTGACCGACGTTCACGGGCGTGTTGTTGACGAGATCATTGGTTGA